The following coding sequences are from one Lolium rigidum isolate FL_2022 chromosome 6, APGP_CSIRO_Lrig_0.1, whole genome shotgun sequence window:
- the LOC124665369 gene encoding uroporphyrinogen decarboxylase 1, chloroplastic, translating into MVSPTTTAAATATAAAFLSAAPASSSSTQRRRSRLPAISASLSSSSSEEPLLIRAARGEDGLPRPPAWMMRQAGRYMASYQALSKRHPSFRERSETTDLIVEITLQPWHAFAPDGVILFSDILTPLPAIGVPFDISESKGPVIQSPVRTEEQVRELVPIDLDKLHFVGESLKILRNEIDGKAALLGFVGAPWTIATYVVEGGMTNTYTNIKRMCHTAPNVLRGLLSHLAEAISDYIIYQVNSGAQCIQIFDSWGGQLPPHVWEQWSKPYIKQIVAKIKKECPHVPLVLYINGNGGLLERMKDIGVDVIGLDWTVDMADGRRRVGDGLSVQGNVDPAYLFSPLPVLTDEIHRVVKSAGPKGHILNLGHGVLQKTPEEAVAHFFDVTRSLRYDALFQGHVTEELQPVA; encoded by the exons ATGGTGTCCCCGACGACCACCGCAGCGGCTACGGCCacggccgccgccttcctctccgcgGCGCCCGCCTCCTCATCTTCCACCCAACGCCGGCGGAGCCGTCTCCCAGCCATCTCCGCCTCcctctcgtcctcctcgtcgg AAGAGCCGCTGCTCATACGCGCGGCGAGGGGCGAGGACGGGCTTCCGCGGCCGCCGGCGTGGATGATGCGGCAGGCGGGGCGGTACATGGCGTCGTACCAGGCGCTGTCCAAGCGCCACCCCTCTTTCCGGGAGCGGTCCGAGACCACCGACCTCATCGTCGAAATCACGCTGCAGCCGTGGCACGCATTCGCACCCGACGGCGTCATCCTCTTCTCGGACATACTCACGCCGCTGCCGGCCATTGGGGTGCCGTTCGATATCTCGGAATCAAAGGGGCCGGTCATCCAGTCGCCCGTGCGAACCGAGGAGCAGGTCAGGGAGCTCGTTCCCATAGATCTCGATAAGCTCCACTTCGTAGGGGAGTCGCTCAAGATTCTGCGCAACGAG ATTGATGGAAAAGCTGCTTTGCTAGGATTCGTGGGGGCCCCGTGGACAATTGCAACTTATGTTGTTGAAGGGGGCATGACCAACACTTACACAAATATAAAGCGCATGTGCCACACAGCACCAAATGTCTTGAGGGGCCTTCTCTCTCACCTTGCAGAAGCAATATCTGACTATATCATTTACCAAGTAAACTCTGGTGCTCAGTGTATACAGATTTTTGATTCATGGGGTGGGCAACTTCCGCCTCATGTGTGGGAGCAATGGTCAAAACCGTACATCAAACAG ATTGTGGCCAAGATTAAGAAAGAATGCCCTCATGTACCACTTGTGTTGTATATAAATGGAAATGGGGGCTTACTCGAGCGCATGAAGGACATAGGAGTTGATGTTATTGGGCTTGACTGGACAGTGGATATGGCAGATGGAAGGAGGCGTGTTGGTGATGGACTCAGTGTACAAGGGAATGTGGACCCAGCATATCTGTTTTCCCCATTACCAGTATTGACTGATGAGATCCATAG GGTTGTGAAATCAGCTGGGCCGAAAGGTCATATACTTAACTTGGGCCATGGGGTTCTTCAAAAAACACCAGAAGAAGCTGTAGCGCATTTCTTTGATGTCACAAGGAGCTTGAGATATGACGCCCTTTTCCAGGGTCATGTTACCGAGGAATTGCAACCTGTTGCTTGA